GCATAATCGTCGTCTGGGTATGAACCCAGACGAAAATCTTTTTGTCTGGGTTCATCCCAGAtgaagatttttttaaagaaaatcaattttttgatgagaattgattttattaaaagttGGTAGTTAGTGGAATTTTTTTGGTGTTAATTGAAAAATGTTGAAAGAAATTAGAGAAGCAGATGATGTGGCCAATTATGTGGACGATGAGTCAGCCTCCGGCAAccacataaaaaaataatggtCGGAAACCATTTAGAAACCACCGAAAATTCACTTTTGTGTAGTATAGTAAccattttataacgttttaaaattgcATAATCAATTTTGCAATTTGGGCAAAATTGGGTGACCCAGAATCTATTACCCGAAGAAAGTTGGTCCACATCCAACAGATATGTTAGCAAAACAAAAATGCTtacaaattatacatatattcaTCTTAATTGTCATGAAAATGAAATAAGCATTTTTATGCAATAATTATGACAAATAATATCTATGCCTTGCATATCTCATTCTAATTGGATaccaaatagaaaaatataaataatttgattttatcaaaataacacacacatataatataagaaaatcaaaaatacgAAAAACATAATACATTTAAAACAAGTGACTATATATATAGAGAAGAGGAATTAAAGTAGTTTTTTTTTCCgcttttgtttctttattttctgCTTACCATTTATATATAGTCACTTGTTTTAAATGTATTTCATTTTCTTATCATAGATCAAGAATAAAATTTGAGTGAATTAGAGTTCAAATGATATACACGTTAGATATAATGCTGTTTAAATTGTATGATCAATTTATTTCACAAGCATCAAAAATTcgttcaataataataaaaagaacaaaacaaCTGCAAAACTATGCACATAAAGCAGTatggaaaaataaaaagtttggatAATGTGAGGAAGTGGATGTGTATGAAAAAGCTCAGATTAGAAGAGAAGTTGAATAAGAGGAGGAGGCCCAATAAAGTTAGTTAACTCTGTCATCCACCAAAATTATCAACAAGCTTTTGATTGGTTTCTTTAGTTGTAAGATAAAATTAAGAGATTGTAAGTCAAACTACTTTTGGGAGACATTTTCTGGTTTCACAGCTCATAAATAGTGAGGGAAACTCctatccatatatatatatatccaaagTTTTCCATTAATAATTCCTATTTGCCTAAAAAATATTCATGCATCAGTTGTTTCATTTTCACCTAAATTATGCAATATTCCAATTGGAATTAAAGAAGtttgaatttcaaaattaaaattgataataaacATAGCAACAATTACTGGTGCACtcataaatacaaaaaacaaaagaacgaaataaaaacaattataaattataaacattttgtGGATACAAATTGAAGAATAGTAGTGGGGCATACATTTCTATCTATGACATTGACAGGGGTTCTAACTCAGATTTTTACGggtttaaaattaatatcagCAAGACCGAATTTGTTCATTTGTTATTGTTCCTAactgttaaaaataaaaataaaggccCAATGCAATTCACATGAATGttctgttttttgtttttgtttttcaacaAAGTTAATGCATGTATAGGTAGAGAGCATGAACCAAATGGCACTGAAACTTTGTGCATGGAACATGGATGGAAGATTAGACATTTGCTCTTCATTCCTTTGTTGACTAAAACTCATCTTCTCATCCCATCTATACTTCTAAACTATTCATGCATATGAGTATGTTTTGGACTATTATTACTTCCCCAATTTTCTTTGTGTTTTTTTGGGTCTACAAATAGCATAGAATttagtttggttcgatttttagTTAACTTGATtaagttataattaattttttaaatttttttagttaattcgattttcagttttgaaaattttgaattaaccaaattatatatataatataatttttataacttttcaaaaaaattaagataatcATGTAATTATCTACatgaattaaatattaatttaccactaaattttatatatatatatatgtatatatatatatatataatgatatAACGTTTCAATtattgtttgaaaataaaatttacaaggCAAAATACATAACTTGTGGTGACTCATATTTTCATACAGCATAAAAACCAACACATACATTTATCTCACATAAATAAGAGATACAGATTTacagtaatatatatatatatatatatatatatatatataatggtttgtttcaaaatgtaGTTCGGTGGCATGCCTGATTCAAAGGAACAGGCGGATCGGAGAATGCTCCGGTAGAAATTTGATCGAAAACAAACTGATTGGCAGCTTCAGTATAGTGAACTCCATCCCAATTTATTCGCACTGAGAGGTTATCACATGGCTGGTTTATAAGAACTTGACTCCCATTTATGATCGCTGGACTTCCACATCTAGCTGTATTGCTATTGTTATATTTTCCTCCATACCCACAACATGCTACTAGTGGAAGCTCAAATCCTGCAATCAATCCAGCCCAATGCaatataatattcaaattttaaaaaataaaatatttttcttgattttaaaaaatcaggTATTGTGTGATTTACCGTATTTTTGGGCTTGActgattaaagaatattttgcAGAGTAAATGTCAACGTATGTGAATGAAGCTGAAGGAAAATCCCTTCTAAGTTGAGAGACTGTTtctttcaatttgaaattaaaatgttgtACTACTTCATTGAAATGTTTTGCACAACCAGTAGTATCTCTCTCCGCTAATGGAAAATTTGTCAGGAAATAAGGAAGACAGCCGATTGGTCCTGTGTTGTGAATCCAAAATGATCTACCGCCCAATTTTGTAATGTTCTGCATCAagtaattaattacttaattataTGATTATCCTATAATTAGTAGTGCTAATGTGACATCACGTGATCTTAATATTTATGATTATATGATGAGGactaaaaagataattttatgatgggattattataaatttggtGTGTGAACTTGTTTGAAATTAACAATTTAGTGTTTGAACTAAAACTTATTACGATCTAGTGTTTAAACTtgttaaaaagttacaaattgGTGTTTGAACTTGCTAAAAAGTTGCAAACAAGTGTTTTCACCAAGTCATCTTCAGGTTACAGGTTACcactattaaaaaaaagataaatttagtTTCTAGAGTTTTCAAACAGCCGTACTGATAAgtacaaaaaatattttcaatttaatccatcttttttaattctcaaataaaaaaacttttgaaatagtataaaatatattgtttgaataataattaattaaattaaagtttattaaactagtttaatGAGTAATCCAACTGAGAGTTCGGACTCTAATAAACCAGATTCATCTAATATAGACTCTGAAATAAATATTGTTCAAACTGATGGAAAAATATCAAGTCATATAggcataattaaaaaaatttattatcggTCTTGTTAGTAGTCCGATGATGGGAAAATGGCTAAAAACGctcatttgataaaattttaaaaagttaaaatactaatttaaaaGGAATAAAAGTTTAGAAACTCAAAAagcaaattttgaaaagttcgAATGGTGGTgtaatttatccaaaaataaaataaaagattaaaccCGCGCATGAAAATGCAGGCTAACACAGGCTTGGGCTGAGGAAGCGTTTGGGTGAGCCAGGCGTATATCTGGCCCAATGATAATATGTCAATTATGATGGAAAAGGAACAAAATTATGGGACTATGAGTGCAAATTATTCAAACTAGTGAAATTAGTTACCTTAATGTTGAGCGAGAACCTATTCAGAATATCTGGAACAGACGCTTTCACTTCTTCAAATGACATATTATGCAAAAGTCCGCCTTGAAGATCATTCTGGCCAATATCAAACGTGTACAAAGCCTTTCCAAAATATTCTTCCTTAGGCATCAATTTTGCAAAAATACCACCTACATACACAAATTCAGCCTATTTTATCCAGAAGCATTCTGATAATAGAcacattttctaatttattatcaCATTCAAGAAATAAATAGATTTAGTATACTTAATTACCGTTCTTCCTGATGATTTGTGATCGGTTCTTGAAATTCAAGAATTGTCGGAATTGGATATCAAGGAAAAAAGGGCTATCGGAGCCACTGGGAATAACGCTAGAAGGCAGTCTGATGGTGGATGATCCGGTCGCAAAATTTGCACCGTGAGTGAAGCTTGTTCCCAAGGAATTCAGGTATGCACTAAGATATGGCAGATTCAAGCTCTGTGCTGGATATACATGTTCAATTTCTTCATACTGTCAGTACTCATATTGATCCATgttcaacaaaattaaattattgttcTCATAATGCATGGGAAGTGAGTTCAGTTTGTACATTATTcgactattattttaattaatatggGACAATcaacttttaataattttcttcttcttggatCTATCTAATTATTTGTTTATGTATGCATTGGATGCGACATTTTAATATATTACCAATTTGACATTAGAAATTTAGATCTATGAAAAACAAATAATCGAgaaaaacacacacacacaaaagaATGTTAAATATAGGCAAAGATAAACATCTGAAGTAAATGTTACTTACCAATAAAATCTATAATCAATCTTCCGTCGGAGTATCTTCCGGCTGGCATGTGAAAATACGTTTGGCCATAGGGAGGATTAGGAGGAAAGAAGGCGGAAGGTAATCCGCCCGTATCCGAGTTGGAATCGCCAAAGTTGAAGATGGCCTCAAATTTACAGCTTCTTAAACCAATTACAGGGTTTAAAATAGCAAAGCTTACTAGAAGCGTGAAAAATGAGTAGGAGACAGGAAATGAAAATTTGTAATTAGCGCAAGAAAATCCCATTTTGCATGTAAAAAGCATAACACTGTTGAGATGTAAGATTCAATATAGAGAGCGAGTATATTTATAGCCGTTTACACTGTATATTGTAGCATTATATGCTTAAAAAATGACTAAAGTGAGATGTGCGTAGCCAAATTGCTAGATTTAGTAGTTCGTAAGTCATACCTTATATCAAGTTGAGGCATAgtttattaaattcaaatgttacacatttaattatttaagcttGATAAATTTTGAAGGTCAACGGATAGTCCCTTTCTTCGCGGATTGATAATacccaattagataatttttttttttttaggaattagaTAATTTTTAGATGGATTAGATCCACTAAGTCATccataaacataattaattaatttgattacattatcaaataaaaggttaattataaataaagtatGAATGTAGCACGAACTTTTCAATTTCAACACGACAATTTCAAGGGAAGAGGTGGATGAGAGAAGAGTCCTGTAGCAATTTGATTGAAAACAAATTGATTGGCTGAGTCAGTATAATGAATTCCGTCCCAAATGACTCGAACCGATGGTTCATCACATGAACTCACTACTATATTTGTGCCATTTACTGCCACTGTATCTCCACATTGACCGCTATTGTTGAAGTTGTATTTACCTCCATACCCACAACATGCTACAAGTGGAAACTCAAATCCTATATGATTCAcaaacacacacacaaaaaaTGTTAATTAGTTCATAATTGCcctttattgaaaaaaaaaatccataataaaataaaatttatctaataaatCAGTTTCAAAGCGTCTATAAATGAATTAACAACTCAGAAAATAATTAgatatatgatttaaaataagCCTAATGTCTCAAAATACCTCGATTTCTTAACCCCTTCTCAATATTATTCTGGCgttataaaattgtaaattgtaCTAAATTCACaactttcactttcaattgtaactACAACTACTGAATTAATCTCttttccattaaaaaaatattcgaaTATGTCATTCATCTCAAATTTTTCAAacgaaaaagagttcaaatatAAGTCATTTATAaggatttttttgaaatttattcgAATGGAGAAGAATTCAATTTACAAAGTTAAAGTTAAGTACTATTGTAAAGAAGTtaaaaagtcaaattttttaGGACATTAAACCTTCTAAAAGGTGATTTATAACCACATGCGTGCCATCTGATATAAATTTAATCAACGATTTAGAGTTCGGGTTGTCGCATTacaatttaataagaaaaactTAATCAGTTAGCGtctaatataaaatcaaatttcagcatgtttaaataaaaaataagtgattatcaataaaataattgtcaaattagttttttggattttaaattttaaagattttgaacccaaaaaaaaaatcatatatgcATGACTTACCGTATTTGTGGGGCGATCTAAACAAAGAGTACTTGACAGAATAGACATCAACATATATGAATGCAGCCAAAGGAAAATCCGATCTGAGTTGAGCAATTGACTCATTCAACTTAAAGTTGAAGTATTGAGAAACTTCATTGAAACGTTTCAAGCAGCCGGCTTCGTCCTTTTCTCCGGGGAAATTGGCCAACATGTAAGGAAGGCAACCGATTGGTCCAGTATTATGAATCCAAAATGATCTACCTCCTAAGTTGTATATGTTCTGCGTCCATAGTTTGATAATTAATTAGCGCATGAACTAGTAGCTAGTACTTATGTTCTTCACTGAAATATGTTGAGTACCTTAATGTTTTCTGAAAATTGATTGATCATATCAGGGACAGATGAATTTACTTGTTCAATTGACATATTACTCAAAAATGCATCTCCAATATCATTATGTCCAATATCAACTGTGTACAAAGCCTTTGAAAAATATTCATCCTTTGGCATCAGCGATGCAAATACACCACCTACCCACATTGATTAAAAGTTCATCAATGAAAAAAAGGCCTAatgaattaaaacaaaatcaaacctatttgaatttttttcaaacctaattaaaacttttaatttcaacaattttagTGCAATTTTGAAGGTCGACAATAATTCtaaatccaattttaaaaattgattaattagCACTTGACTTGTTgcataaaacaattaatttttaaaagtcatgtaaaactataaaaataaagtgtttttttcataaaaaaattggatatcTAAATTTCGTAATTCatcattgaaaataataataacacaaGCCAATTTGAAGAATTAGTGCAATTGGGGCAaaactattgtttttttttttaggggAAGGAGGttgcgcttgtgggaggaattgaatcTACGAACTTAACAGTATGTTGTCCAGTGTTTATACTATTTGAGCAAAACTATTGTTAACCGTTTAAATTGGACTAAAATTCCCAAAATTTAGATATTTGGTTGGAAATTGTACCTTGTTTCTTTATTACTTGTGATTTGAGTCTGAATTGTACCAACTGAAGGTATTGCACCTCAAGAAAGAATGGACTAGATAAACCATTAGGTATAATACTGGATGGTAGCCTGATGGTGGCTCCTCCGGCAGCAAAATTTGCACCATGTGtgaagtttgttccaatggaaTTAAGATATGCGTTAAGATACGGTACATTCAAACTCTTTGCTGTAAAAGCAACACTTTCATCAAAGTTATCAATGAGGAAAATAATCACAGAACAAAATCATATAGCACAAAAGAAATTTGTCTATAATTATATAGATCTaattggagaaattcttaggtgaacCAAGTCcaccacgtaggattatgaaccaATTAATGAAAGGCATAATTATTAATGATTATTTAATGTgttttatttagaattaatgTGCCTTTCATTAATTGGCTCATGTAAGTAATCACGCCACGTGTCACGTAttaaatggatggttcataatcctacaTGGTGAACttgatttatctaaaaatttctcgtctaattgacaaaataatcTCAGACTTTTGGGAgtatctattaatttttttatcttattttcaaaaattatatggCTATTTTCTCCAAATGTagattaatttatcataaaaataatttaagataataaAGTATAcattattttatgaattaaactcGTTTTGGTATGCCTTTTGGATATAAGACTCAAAACGCTAAATTATTGGACCAAAGAGACATGattattattcataatatatatatttattaattttatgatagttaccgatatattaatttattttgcctATATATTACTACTTATGAATTATGAGCTTTACTCATGTGAAATTGTGAATGTGATAGCCGGTCCATGATAAATCCGAATTAGATAAATTGATTCTCAAGTGATTAGAAAATATGCATTGAACtctaaaacaaaacacatactaatttaaaaaaaacaagggTGAACAAGGAAAGCCAATACTTATGGTGCGGGAAATAATTAATTGTAGTAGTTTGGAGAAAGTATTAAGATGCACACACAAAGATTTGCAGAAAAGTAATGTAACAATTTATATGACATGAATTATAAGATATATTAGGATCCTGAGTAGCCTACTTTGCATTTTATTTACCCTCTCTTTATCTTCTTGTCTTTACATATTTTTGACATAAACTCACTTGCTATGACTAATTTATATAAGACTAATATGTTTAACCTTAGCAAAATCCTACATGTATATATTTACACATTTCAAGCTACCTCAAAAGTACTCAACCATCATCTACCATGGCCTGCCATTTTCATCTCCTCTATCCAGCTTTTCTGCTCCTTATAATCGGACCGATTTTGGCAGGTTAGTTTAATCTCCTTAAATGATTTACAACGACAGTAATGAATTGTTGTTGAATGTGCTTACACCAttactttaaatttattattatgattTTGAATATGCTgtatttgcttttgtttcaatAAGTTATTTAACAGTCAATACAccaattttattagttttataaaattaaaagtttattaattttttgacaatGGTTGACAACAACAACTATTTAATTGTCTATACGTATTATTGCT
This region of Mercurialis annua linkage group LG1-X, ddMerAnnu1.2, whole genome shotgun sequence genomic DNA includes:
- the LOC126679294 gene encoding esterase-like, whose protein sequence is MLFTCKMGFSCANYKFSFPVSYSFFTLLVSFAILNPVIGLRSCKFEAIFNFGDSNSDTGGLPSAFFPPNPPYGQTYFHMPAGRYSDGRLIIDFIAQSLNLPYLSAYLNSLGTSFTHGANFATGSSTIRLPSSVIPSGSDSPFFLDIQFRQFLNFKNRSQIIRKNGGIFAKLMPKEEYFGKALYTFDIGQNDLQGGLLHNMSFEEVKASVPDILNRFSLNIKNITKLGGRSFWIHNTGPIGCLPYFLTNFPLAERDTTGCAKHFNEVVQHFNFKLKETVSQLRRDFPSASFTYVDIYSAKYSLISQAQKYGFELPLVACCGYGGKYNNSNTARCGSPAIINGSQVLINQPCDNLSVRINWDGVHYTEAANQFVFDQISTGAFSDPPVPLNQACHRTTF
- the LOC126673299 gene encoding GDSL esterase/lipase ENOD8-like, giving the protein MVDDAKSLNVPYLNAYLNSIGTNFTHGANFAAGGATIRLPSSIIPNGLSSPFFLEVQYLQLVQFRLKSQVIKKQGGVFASLMPKDEYFSKALYTVDIGHNDIGDAFLSNMSIEQVNSSVPDMINQFSENIKNIYNLGGRSFWIHNTGPIGCLPYMLANFPGEKDEAGCLKRFNEVSQYFNFKLNESIAQLRSDFPLAAFIYVDVYSVKYSLFRSPHKYGFEFPLVACCGYGGKYNFNNSGQCGDTVAVNGTNIVVSSCDEPSVRVIWDGIHYTDSANQFVFNQIATGLFSHPPLPLKLSC